In Micromonospora sp. WMMD980, the following are encoded in one genomic region:
- a CDS encoding type 1 glutamine amidotransferase, producing MATALVIENDPTDDLRRLGEWLTEGGLELRVLRPHAGDALPADLDGYAALVVLGGDQQAYPLADNSPGAPWFPALEGLLRKAVRHRLPTLAICLGAQLLATAHAGRVERSPSGPEIGPTVVGRRDAAETDPLFRYVPLMPDVLQWHADEITELPHGATLLAASTRYPHQAFRLGDRAWGLQFHIECDTAMIAEWSRDSATLAELGYDPELVVAACDRAMADVEEAWQPFAIRFAALALGELGDDSPRRSLPLLGA from the coding sequence GTGGCGACCGCGCTGGTGATCGAGAACGACCCGACCGACGACCTCCGCCGCCTGGGGGAGTGGCTCACCGAAGGGGGGTTGGAGCTGCGCGTCCTGCGCCCGCACGCGGGCGACGCGCTCCCCGCCGACCTCGACGGGTACGCCGCCCTCGTGGTGCTCGGCGGCGACCAGCAGGCCTATCCGCTGGCCGACAACAGCCCGGGCGCGCCCTGGTTCCCGGCGCTGGAGGGGCTGCTGCGCAAGGCGGTCCGCCACCGGCTGCCCACGCTGGCGATCTGCCTGGGCGCGCAGTTGCTCGCCACCGCGCACGCCGGCCGGGTCGAGCGCAGCCCGTCCGGGCCGGAGATCGGCCCCACCGTGGTGGGCCGGCGCGACGCCGCCGAGACCGACCCGCTGTTCCGCTACGTGCCGCTGATGCCCGACGTGCTCCAGTGGCACGCCGACGAGATCACCGAACTGCCGCACGGGGCGACGCTGCTCGCCGCGTCCACCCGCTACCCGCACCAGGCGTTCCGCCTGGGCGACCGGGCCTGGGGCTTGCAGTTCCACATCGAGTGCGACACCGCGATGATCGCCGAGTGGTCCCGCGACTCGGCCACGCTGGCCGAGCTGGGCTACGACCCGGAGCTGGTGGTGGCCGCCTGCGACCGGGCGATGGCCGACGTCGAGGAGGCCTGGCAACCGTTCGCGATCCGGTTCGCCGCCCTCGCGCTCGGCGAGCTGGGTGACGACAGCCCGCGTCGCAGCCTCCCGCTGCTCGGGGCGTGA
- a CDS encoding carbohydrate binding domain-containing protein, producing the protein MRGRTTTTRRRWGALALATGVLAALLPFTAAAAANTVTVYYQPPAAWGAAVNIHYGVDGQAWTAVPGVPMDTACAGWRRKTLDLGAAAGLQVVFTNGSGVWDNNNGANYRLGTGAVTVAGGRIGTGDPCATATPSPTPSATTSPSPAPSDIAGNTAEVWYHLTPRGWSAANLHYRPAGGAWTSAPGVAMETRCAGWARRIVDLGAAGGLTAAFNDTAGTWDNNGGADYTLGVGRSVVDNGRVTASAADPCAPAVPDTTPPSAPGGLTAVADGLAVTLSWTAATDDRGVTGYELTRTGGAGSTTVTSTTTRYVAYDLRPATAYTWSVRALDAAGNRSAASAPASATTGAAPAGGAPLGGDPREGSIYFVMTARFADGDPANDRGGSQHVASGNAANGDPMFRGDFKGLVDKLDYIKALGFSAIWITPVVLNRSDYDYHGYHGWDFYRVDPRLESAGASYQDLINAAHAKGIKIFQDVVYNHSSRWGAKGLFTPTVYGTRDDQWKWYYDQPQAGREYDPMVEATGNDPALTPAQNAKAKGRPYNGDVWSSAAPTGNTCLNWGTPTGGRSPEGYTLYNCQWPTPTSKLFPADKYHQCWIGNWEGEDARSCWLHEDLADFNTENAAVQEYLINAYNRFIDMGVDGFRIDTAVHIPRVTWNRRFLPAIQQHAVSRFGAKGKDFYVFGEVAAFVNDKWNRGSVNHSAQFFTWKERKEYSPDDVRAAIEQYDYEQLLGPAGQPTTDNAFLRGNAYHAPDHSKFSGMNVIDMRMHMNFSDAGNAFGNGKDSDDSYNDATYNVVYVDSHDYGPNKSSTRYTGGTDAWAENMSLMWTFRGIPTLYYGSEIEFQKGARIDCGPTCPLATTGRAYYGDHLAGTVTAAGFGVVGSASGTVATTLAQPLVRHVQRLNLIRRAVPALQKGQYSTEGVSGVMAYKRRFTEGAVDSFALVTVSGGATFRGVPNGRYTDAVTGDVRTVTDGTLTAAVSGKGNLRVYVLDLPGNPAPGKVGADGPYLR; encoded by the coding sequence ATGAGGGGCAGGACCACCACCACCCGCCGCCGGTGGGGCGCGCTCGCGCTCGCCACCGGCGTGCTCGCCGCGCTGCTGCCGTTCACCGCCGCCGCCGCGGCCAACACCGTCACCGTCTACTACCAGCCCCCGGCCGCCTGGGGCGCCGCCGTGAACATCCACTACGGCGTGGACGGGCAGGCCTGGACCGCCGTGCCCGGCGTGCCGATGGACACCGCCTGCGCCGGCTGGCGGCGCAAGACGCTCGACCTCGGCGCCGCCGCCGGCCTCCAGGTCGTCTTCACCAACGGCAGCGGCGTCTGGGACAACAACAACGGCGCCAACTACCGCCTCGGCACCGGCGCGGTCACCGTCGCCGGCGGCCGGATCGGCACCGGCGACCCGTGCGCGACCGCCACCCCGTCGCCGACCCCGTCCGCCACCACCAGCCCCTCGCCGGCGCCGTCCGACATCGCCGGGAACACCGCCGAGGTCTGGTACCACCTCACCCCGCGCGGCTGGAGCGCCGCGAACCTGCACTACCGACCCGCCGGCGGGGCCTGGACCAGCGCGCCGGGTGTGGCCATGGAGACGCGCTGCGCCGGCTGGGCCCGCCGGATCGTCGACCTCGGCGCGGCCGGCGGGCTCACCGCGGCGTTCAACGACACCGCCGGCACCTGGGACAACAACGGCGGCGCCGACTACACCCTGGGCGTCGGGCGCAGCGTCGTCGACAACGGCCGGGTCACCGCCTCCGCCGCCGACCCCTGTGCGCCGGCCGTCCCGGACACCACGCCGCCGTCCGCGCCGGGCGGCCTCACCGCGGTCGCCGACGGGCTGGCGGTCACCCTGAGCTGGACCGCCGCCACCGACGACCGGGGCGTGACCGGGTACGAGCTGACCCGCACCGGCGGCGCCGGGAGCACCACGGTCACCAGCACCACCACCCGGTACGTCGCGTACGACCTGCGGCCCGCCACGGCGTACACCTGGAGCGTGCGGGCGCTCGACGCGGCCGGCAACCGGTCGGCGGCGAGCGCGCCGGCGTCCGCGACCACCGGCGCCGCTCCGGCCGGCGGCGCACCGCTCGGCGGTGACCCGCGCGAGGGCAGCATCTACTTCGTGATGACCGCGCGGTTCGCCGACGGCGACCCGGCCAACGACCGGGGCGGCAGCCAGCACGTGGCCTCCGGCAACGCCGCAAACGGCGACCCGATGTTCCGGGGCGACTTCAAGGGGCTGGTCGACAAGCTCGACTACATCAAGGCGCTCGGGTTCTCGGCCATCTGGATCACGCCGGTGGTGCTCAACCGCTCCGACTACGACTACCACGGCTATCACGGGTGGGACTTCTACCGCGTCGATCCGCGGCTGGAGAGCGCAGGTGCGTCCTACCAGGACCTGATCAACGCGGCGCACGCCAAGGGCATCAAGATCTTCCAGGACGTGGTCTACAACCACAGCTCCCGCTGGGGCGCCAAGGGCCTGTTCACGCCCACCGTCTACGGGACCCGCGACGACCAGTGGAAGTGGTACTACGACCAGCCGCAGGCCGGCCGGGAGTACGACCCGATGGTCGAGGCGACCGGGAACGACCCGGCGCTCACCCCGGCGCAGAACGCCAAGGCCAAGGGCCGGCCGTACAACGGCGACGTGTGGTCGTCCGCCGCGCCCACCGGGAACACGTGCCTGAACTGGGGTACGCCCACCGGCGGGCGCAGCCCCGAGGGATACACGCTCTACAACTGTCAGTGGCCCACCCCGACCAGCAAGTTGTTCCCGGCCGACAAGTACCACCAGTGCTGGATCGGCAACTGGGAGGGCGAGGACGCGCGGAGCTGCTGGCTGCACGAGGACCTGGCCGACTTCAACACCGAGAACGCGGCCGTGCAGGAATACCTGATCAACGCGTACAACCGGTTCATCGACATGGGGGTGGACGGCTTCCGCATCGACACCGCCGTGCACATTCCCCGGGTCACCTGGAACCGGCGCTTCCTGCCCGCCATCCAGCAGCACGCCGTGTCCCGGTTCGGCGCGAAGGGCAAGGACTTCTACGTCTTCGGCGAGGTCGCCGCGTTCGTCAACGACAAGTGGAACCGCGGCTCGGTCAACCACTCCGCCCAGTTCTTCACCTGGAAGGAGCGCAAGGAGTACAGCCCGGACGACGTGCGGGCCGCGATCGAGCAGTACGACTACGAGCAACTGCTCGGCCCGGCCGGACAGCCCACCACCGACAACGCGTTCCTGCGCGGCAACGCGTACCACGCGCCGGACCACTCGAAGTTCTCCGGCATGAACGTGATCGACATGCGCATGCACATGAACTTCTCCGACGCCGGCAACGCGTTCGGCAACGGCAAGGACTCCGACGACAGCTACAACGACGCCACCTACAACGTGGTCTACGTCGACAGCCACGACTACGGGCCGAACAAGTCGTCGACCCGCTACACCGGTGGCACCGACGCGTGGGCGGAGAACATGAGCCTGATGTGGACGTTCCGCGGCATCCCGACGCTCTACTACGGCTCCGAGATCGAGTTCCAGAAGGGCGCCCGGATCGACTGCGGGCCGACCTGCCCGCTCGCCACCACGGGCCGCGCCTACTACGGCGACCACCTGGCCGGCACGGTCACCGCCGCCGGCTTCGGGGTGGTCGGCTCGGCCAGCGGGACGGTGGCCACCACGCTCGCCCAGCCGCTGGTCAGGCACGTGCAGCGGCTCAACCTGATCCGGCGGGCCGTGCCGGCGCTGCAGAAGGGGCAGTACTCGACCGAGGGCGTCAGTGGCGTGATGGCCTACAAGCGGCGCTTCACCGAGGGCGCGGTGGACAGCTTCGCGCTGGTCACCGTCTCCGGCGGCGCCACGTTCCGGGGCGTGCCGAACGGTCGGTACACCGACGCCGTGACCGGCGACGTGCGCACGGTCACCGACGGCACGCTCACCGCCGCGGTGAGCGGCAAGGGCAACCTGCGCGTCTACGTGCTCGACCTGCCCGGCAACCCCGCGCCGGGGAAGGTCGGCGCGGACGGTCCGTACCTGCGCTGA
- a CDS encoding DUF350 domain-containing protein, which translates to MLGDLLNGAWQSIVFGVVGVALMAAGFVLVDLLTPGRLRELIWVRRNGNAALLLAANQLGIAGIVFTAVLTSYSSFTKGLASTVIFGLVGLLVMALAFVVLDVLTPGKLGDVIAADEPHPAARVSAATHFGAALIVCACIA; encoded by the coding sequence GTGCTGGGAGACCTGCTCAACGGGGCGTGGCAGAGCATCGTGTTCGGGGTGGTCGGGGTGGCGCTGATGGCCGCCGGCTTCGTGCTTGTCGACCTGCTCACCCCCGGCAGGCTGCGGGAGCTGATCTGGGTCCGCCGCAACGGCAACGCCGCGTTGCTGCTCGCCGCCAACCAGCTCGGCATCGCCGGCATCGTCTTCACGGCGGTGCTGACCAGCTACAGCTCGTTCACCAAGGGGCTGGCCTCCACGGTGATCTTCGGGCTGGTCGGCCTGCTGGTGATGGCGCTGGCGTTCGTCGTGCTCGACGTGCTCACCCCGGGCAAGCTGGGCGACGTCATCGCCGCCGACGAGCCGCACCCGGCGGCCCGGGTCAGCGCCGCCACCCACTTCGGCGCCGCGCTGATCGTCTGCGCCTGCATCGCCTGA
- a CDS encoding NAD+ synthase, with protein MPTLRLALCQVNPTVGDLTGNADRVRAWTRKAADSGAQLALFPELMVTGYPVEDLVFRRSFVAASRAALHRLAADLAGDGLGDLPVLVGYLDADGPPQVSADAEPGRGARNAAALLHGGEVVATYFKHHLPNYGVFDEDRYFVPGDTLTVVRVGGVDVALTICEDLWQAGGPFAVARQAGVGLVLSINGSPYELNKDDARMPLVRRRAAEAGAAIAYVNMVGGQDELVYDGDSLIVAADGTLLARAPQFVEHLLVHDVELPAAPETTGGATDLADRMRLVRHEVPAIPPAPEGPAATGGIIEPVADEAEVWQALVLGLRDYADKNRFPSVVLGLSGGIDSAVAAALAVDALGPQRVVGVSMPSQHSSEHSRTDAEDLAKRTGLDYRIEPIQPMVDTFLANMSLSGVAVENLQARVRGVILMALSNQEGHLVLTTGNKSELAVGYSTLYGDSVGGYNPVKDVWKTLVWRLAKWRNADAARRGETPPIPENSIGKPPSAELSPGQLDSDTLPDYDVLDPILIGYVDGDLGRDGLIESGHDPAVVDKVLRMVDTAEYKRRQSAPGTKISMKAFGRDRRLPITNRWREDG; from the coding sequence ATGCCCACCCTGCGACTCGCCCTCTGCCAGGTCAACCCGACGGTCGGCGACCTCACCGGCAACGCCGACCGGGTCCGCGCGTGGACCCGCAAGGCCGCCGACTCCGGCGCCCAGCTCGCCCTCTTCCCCGAGCTGATGGTGACCGGCTACCCGGTCGAGGACCTGGTCTTCCGCCGCTCGTTCGTCGCCGCGTCCCGGGCCGCGCTGCACCGACTCGCCGCCGACCTGGCCGGCGACGGCCTCGGTGACCTGCCGGTCCTGGTGGGCTACCTGGACGCGGACGGGCCACCGCAGGTCAGCGCCGACGCCGAACCCGGCCGGGGGGCGCGCAACGCGGCCGCGCTGCTGCACGGTGGCGAGGTGGTGGCCACCTACTTCAAGCACCACCTGCCCAACTACGGGGTGTTCGACGAGGACCGCTACTTCGTCCCGGGGGACACGCTGACCGTGGTGCGCGTCGGCGGGGTGGACGTGGCGCTGACCATCTGCGAGGACCTGTGGCAGGCCGGCGGCCCGTTCGCGGTGGCCCGGCAGGCCGGCGTCGGGCTGGTGCTCAGCATCAACGGCTCGCCGTACGAGCTGAACAAGGACGACGCCCGGATGCCGCTGGTGCGCCGGCGCGCCGCCGAGGCGGGCGCCGCGATCGCGTACGTGAACATGGTCGGCGGCCAGGACGAGCTGGTCTACGACGGCGACTCGCTGATCGTCGCCGCCGACGGCACGCTGCTCGCCCGGGCGCCGCAGTTCGTCGAGCACCTGCTGGTGCACGACGTGGAGCTGCCGGCCGCGCCGGAGACGACCGGCGGCGCGACCGACCTGGCCGACAGGATGCGGCTGGTCCGCCACGAGGTGCCGGCGATCCCGCCCGCGCCCGAGGGGCCGGCCGCGACCGGCGGGATCATCGAGCCGGTCGCCGACGAGGCCGAGGTGTGGCAGGCGCTGGTGCTGGGCCTGCGCGACTACGCCGACAAGAACCGCTTCCCGTCGGTGGTGCTCGGCCTCTCCGGCGGCATCGACTCGGCGGTGGCGGCGGCCCTCGCGGTGGACGCGCTCGGCCCGCAGCGGGTGGTCGGCGTCTCGATGCCCAGCCAGCACTCCTCCGAGCACTCCCGCACCGACGCCGAGGACCTGGCCAAGCGCACCGGGCTGGACTACCGGATCGAGCCGATCCAGCCGATGGTCGACACGTTCCTGGCCAACATGTCGCTCTCCGGCGTGGCGGTGGAGAACCTCCAGGCCCGGGTCCGCGGCGTGATCCTGATGGCGCTGTCGAACCAGGAGGGCCACCTGGTGCTGACCACCGGCAACAAGAGCGAGCTGGCGGTGGGCTACTCGACGCTCTACGGCGACTCGGTGGGCGGCTACAACCCGGTCAAGGACGTCTGGAAGACGCTGGTGTGGCGGCTGGCGAAGTGGCGCAACGCGGACGCGGCCCGGCGCGGTGAGACCCCGCCGATCCCGGAGAACTCGATCGGCAAGCCGCCGTCGGCCGAGCTGAGCCCCGGCCAGCTCGACAGCGACACGCTGCCCGACTACGACGTGCTCGACCCGATCCTGATCGGCTACGTCGACGGCGACCTGGGCCGCGACGGCCTGATCGAGTCCGGCCACGACCCGGCGGTGGTGGACAAGGTGCTGCGGATGGTGGATACCGCCGAGTACAAGCGGCGGCAGTCCGCGCCCGGCACCAAGATCTCCATGAAGGCGTTCGGCCGGGACCGGCGGCTGCCGATCACCAACCGCTGGCGCGAGGACGGCTGA
- a CDS encoding YafY family protein, with product MNRTDRLYALVEELRAVSPRPRSARWLARRFEVSTRTVERDISALQAAGVPIWAEPGRAGGYAVDRSRTLPPVNLTPAEAVAMAVALHRLGGSPFAPAAGAALRKLVAVMPPAAVAEAHRLAGRVHLVGDGPATPVPAAVADAVAAGRVLRLGYADRGGTDSLRDVEPLAYLGNSTHWYLVAWCRLRDGVRCFRTDRIRSVRPLAEPVTRELRPEDLDLPVDRVRPLRLV from the coding sequence GTGAACCGCACGGATCGTCTCTACGCCCTGGTCGAGGAGTTGCGGGCGGTGTCGCCGCGCCCGCGCAGCGCGCGCTGGCTGGCCCGGCGCTTCGAGGTCAGCACGCGCACCGTCGAGCGCGACATCTCCGCGCTCCAGGCTGCCGGCGTGCCGATCTGGGCCGAGCCGGGGCGCGCCGGCGGCTACGCGGTCGACCGGTCCCGCACGCTGCCACCGGTCAACCTCACCCCGGCCGAGGCGGTGGCGATGGCGGTGGCGCTGCACCGCCTCGGCGGCTCCCCGTTCGCCCCGGCGGCCGGGGCCGCGCTGCGCAAGCTGGTCGCGGTGATGCCGCCCGCCGCGGTGGCCGAGGCGCACCGGCTCGCCGGCCGGGTGCACCTGGTGGGCGACGGACCGGCCACGCCCGTCCCGGCCGCCGTCGCCGACGCGGTCGCCGCCGGGCGGGTGCTGCGCCTGGGATACGCCGACCGGGGCGGCACGGATTCGCTGCGCGACGTGGAGCCGCTTGCCTACCTGGGCAACTCGACGCACTGGTACCTGGTCGCCTGGTGCCGGCTGCGCGACGGGGTGCGTTGCTTCCGCACCGACCGGATCCGCTCGGTGCGCCCGCTGGCCGAGCCGGTGACCCGCGAGCTGCGCCCGGAGGACCTCGACCTCCCGGTAGACCGGGTGCGCCCGCTCCGCCTGGTCTGA
- a CDS encoding LD-carboxypeptidase has translation MPTDDCLRPPALRPGDAVMLVSPSGPTRPERVARGIELLTGWGLRPVPAPNAYARRGYLAGDDALRADDLNAAFADPEIRGVICTRGGYGAQRVVDLIDMAAVRRDPKVVAGFSDITALQFALWRGARLAGVHGPGAAWRDERTPLRSAESLHAALMTTEPVTVAAVEAEETYPVRVPGRAEGRLIGGNLCLITASVGTPDMPDLTGAILLVEEVQEPPYKVDRMLTHLRRCGALTGLAGVAVGQFTECADGWDTTIVDVLTDRLGDLGVPVLGGLPVGHGPDQLTVPVHTRATLDTTTATLTVTPAVR, from the coding sequence GTGCCCACCGACGACTGCCTGCGCCCACCGGCCCTGCGTCCCGGCGACGCGGTGATGCTGGTGTCGCCGTCCGGACCGACCCGTCCGGAACGGGTGGCCCGCGGCATCGAGCTGCTCACCGGCTGGGGCCTCCGGCCGGTGCCCGCGCCGAACGCGTACGCCCGGCGGGGCTACCTGGCCGGCGACGACGCGCTGCGGGCCGACGACCTGAACGCGGCGTTCGCCGACCCGGAGATCCGCGGCGTGATCTGCACCCGGGGCGGCTACGGCGCGCAGCGGGTGGTCGACCTGATCGACATGGCGGCGGTGCGCCGCGACCCGAAGGTGGTGGCCGGCTTCTCCGACATCACCGCGTTGCAGTTCGCGCTCTGGCGGGGCGCCCGGCTGGCCGGGGTGCACGGTCCCGGCGCCGCCTGGCGGGACGAGCGCACCCCGCTGCGCTCGGCGGAGTCGCTGCACGCCGCGCTGATGACCACCGAACCGGTGACCGTGGCGGCGGTCGAGGCGGAGGAGACGTATCCGGTGCGGGTGCCCGGGCGGGCCGAGGGCCGGCTGATCGGCGGCAACCTGTGCCTGATCACCGCGTCGGTCGGCACCCCGGACATGCCGGACCTCACCGGCGCGATCCTGCTGGTGGAGGAGGTGCAGGAACCGCCCTACAAGGTCGACCGGATGCTCACGCACCTGCGCCGGTGCGGGGCGCTGACCGGGCTCGCCGGGGTGGCGGTCGGCCAGTTCACCGAGTGCGCCGACGGCTGGGACACCACGATCGTCGACGTGCTCACCGACCGCCTGGGCGACCTGGGCGTGCCGGTCCTCGGCGGTCTGCCCGTCGGCCACGGCCCCGACCAGCTCACCGTCCCGGTGCACACCCGGGCCACCCTGGACACCACCACCGCCACCCTCACGGTCACCCCCGCCGTCCGTTGA
- a CDS encoding virginiamycin B lyase, producing the protein MTQPVIREVPLTGPGSGPYAITVGPDGALWLTLAGSGGVARLGLDGVVRTYRADPPESRPLIITTGPDGALWYTRSGDHRLGRITVDGESGSVALPPGCAPCGLATGPDGALWYAGMGDDTVGRVSVDGEVSTFPLPVAKGFPSMLATGPDDALWLTLNQANAIARVGLDGSVTLHPLPTEAAGPVGITGGGDGALWFVEIAAGQLGRITPDGRIDEFPLPDRAARPHAIVADPAGGCWFTEWAANRLGHVAPDGTFTHHTLPTARSEPHGLTLTPDASVWVALETGAVAHLSAARGAVNGRRG; encoded by the coding sequence ATGACACAGCCCGTCATCCGCGAGGTCCCGCTGACCGGGCCGGGCTCCGGCCCGTACGCGATCACGGTCGGGCCGGACGGCGCGCTCTGGCTGACGCTGGCCGGCTCCGGCGGCGTCGCCCGGCTGGGCCTCGACGGTGTGGTGCGGACCTACCGCGCCGACCCGCCGGAGAGCCGCCCGCTGATCATCACCACCGGGCCGGACGGCGCGCTCTGGTACACCCGCTCCGGCGACCACCGGCTCGGCCGGATCACCGTCGACGGCGAGAGCGGTTCGGTGGCGCTGCCGCCCGGCTGCGCCCCGTGCGGCCTGGCGACCGGCCCGGACGGCGCGCTCTGGTACGCCGGAATGGGCGACGACACGGTCGGGCGGGTGAGCGTGGACGGGGAGGTCAGCACGTTCCCGTTGCCGGTCGCCAAGGGTTTCCCGTCGATGCTGGCCACCGGCCCGGACGACGCCCTCTGGCTCACGCTCAACCAGGCGAACGCGATCGCCCGGGTCGGCCTGGACGGGTCGGTGACGTTGCACCCGTTGCCCACCGAGGCCGCCGGGCCGGTCGGCATCACCGGTGGCGGTGACGGCGCGCTCTGGTTCGTCGAGATCGCCGCCGGGCAGCTCGGCCGGATCACCCCCGACGGGCGGATCGACGAGTTTCCGCTGCCCGACCGGGCGGCCCGCCCGCACGCGATCGTCGCCGACCCGGCCGGCGGCTGCTGGTTCACCGAGTGGGCCGCGAACCGCCTCGGCCACGTCGCCCCCGACGGCACGTTCACCCACCACACCCTGCCCACCGCGCGTTCCGAACCCCACGGCCTCACGCTCACCCCCGACGCCTCGGTCTGGGTCGCCCTGGAAACCGGCGCGGTGGCCCACCTCAGCGCGGCGCGCGGCGCGGTCAACGGACGGCGGGGGTGA
- the glnA gene encoding type I glutamate--ammonia ligase produces MDRQQEFVLRTLEERDIRFVRLWFTDVLGTLKSVSVAPAELEAAFEEGIGFDGSAIEGFARVFESDMVAMPDPTTFQVFPFEGGVSGESARMFCDILLPDGSPSWADPRHVLRRMLSRAADKGFTFYTHPEIEFFLLENGPQDGSVPVPVDTGGYFEHTTHAVARDFRRQAVLALERIGISVEFSHHEVAPGQQEIDLRYADALTTADNIMTFRHVVKEVALSTGVQASFMPKPFTDQPGSGMHTHLSLFEGERNAFHDAGDPMKLSKVAKSFIAGLLTHAREYTAVTNQWVNSYKRLFPQALPDRITESPAYVCWGHLNRSALVRVPAYGKPNSARVEVRSLDSATNPYLAFAVMLGAGLKGIEEGYELPPGAEDDVWSLSSAERRAMGYEALPENLSEAIDVMAGSELVAEVLGEHVFDFFLRNKRAEWEQYRREVTPYERQHYLSL; encoded by the coding sequence GTGGACCGTCAGCAGGAGTTCGTCCTCCGTACGCTGGAGGAGCGGGACATCCGTTTCGTCCGGCTGTGGTTCACCGACGTGCTCGGCACGCTGAAGAGCGTCTCGGTGGCCCCGGCGGAGCTGGAGGCGGCCTTCGAGGAGGGCATCGGCTTCGACGGCTCGGCGATCGAGGGCTTCGCCCGGGTCTTCGAGTCGGACATGGTGGCCATGCCCGACCCGACCACGTTCCAGGTGTTCCCGTTCGAGGGCGGGGTGAGCGGCGAGAGCGCCCGGATGTTCTGCGACATCCTGCTGCCCGACGGCAGCCCCTCCTGGGCCGACCCGCGGCACGTGCTGCGCCGGATGCTGTCCCGCGCCGCCGACAAGGGCTTCACCTTCTACACCCACCCGGAGATCGAGTTCTTCCTGCTGGAGAACGGCCCGCAGGACGGCTCGGTGCCGGTGCCGGTGGACACCGGCGGCTACTTCGAGCACACCACCCACGCGGTGGCGCGCGACTTCCGCCGCCAGGCGGTGCTGGCGCTGGAGCGGATCGGCATCTCGGTGGAGTTCAGCCACCACGAGGTCGCCCCCGGCCAGCAGGAGATCGACCTGCGCTACGCCGACGCGCTCACCACCGCCGACAACATCATGACGTTCCGGCACGTGGTGAAGGAGGTGGCGCTCTCCACCGGAGTGCAGGCCAGCTTCATGCCGAAGCCGTTCACCGACCAGCCGGGCAGCGGCATGCACACCCACCTGTCGCTGTTCGAGGGGGAGCGCAACGCGTTCCACGACGCCGGCGACCCGATGAAGTTGTCGAAGGTCGCCAAGTCGTTCATCGCCGGGCTGCTCACCCATGCCCGGGAATACACCGCGGTGACCAACCAGTGGGTCAACTCCTACAAGCGGCTCTTCCCGCAGGCGCTGCCGGACCGGATCACCGAGAGCCCGGCGTACGTCTGCTGGGGTCACCTGAACCGGTCCGCGCTGGTCCGCGTGCCGGCCTACGGCAAGCCGAACTCGGCCCGGGTGGAGGTCCGCTCGCTGGACTCGGCGACCAACCCCTACCTGGCGTTCGCGGTCATGCTGGGCGCCGGCCTGAAGGGCATCGAGGAGGGCTACGAGCTGCCCCCGGGCGCGGAGGACGACGTCTGGTCGCTGAGCAGCGCCGAGCGCCGCGCGATGGGCTACGAGGCGCTGCCGGAGAACCTCTCCGAGGCGATCGACGTGATGGCCGGCTCGGAGTTGGTCGCCGAGGTGCTCGGCGAGCACGTCTTCGACTTCTTCCTGCGCAACAAGCGGGCCGAGTGGGAGCAGTACCGCCGCGAGGTCACCCCCTACGAGCGGCAGCACTACCTCTCGCTCTAG
- a CDS encoding VOC family protein, protein MSSTPVTWFEIGSDRPDEAQRFYADLFGWGFEEQGGPGNSYRQTGAGGERGIGGAIRGTGSAADNYAIFYAQVPDVAETCRRAEAAGGTVLAKPVTAPSGLVHARLRDPSGNLLGVFTPPAGG, encoded by the coding sequence ATGTCCAGCACGCCCGTGACCTGGTTCGAGATCGGCTCCGACCGCCCGGACGAGGCGCAGCGGTTCTACGCCGACCTGTTCGGCTGGGGCTTCGAGGAGCAGGGCGGCCCGGGTAACTCCTACCGGCAGACCGGAGCCGGTGGCGAGCGGGGGATCGGCGGCGCGATCCGGGGCACCGGTTCCGCCGCCGACAACTACGCGATCTTCTACGCCCAGGTGCCGGACGTGGCGGAGACCTGCCGGCGGGCCGAGGCGGCCGGCGGCACGGTGCTGGCGAAGCCGGTGACCGCGCCGAGCGGCCTGGTGCACGCGCGCCTGCGCGACCCGTCCGGCAACCTGCTCGGCGTCTTCACCCCGCCGGCCGGCGGCTGA